DNA from Variovorax sp. PBL-H6:
GATACCCCGAGGAGCACTACGCGATGAACCTGATCCGGCAGGGCGCGAGCGGCTACCTCAACAAGGAATGCGATCCGAAAGAGATCGTGGATGCCATTCGCACCATCTCGCTGGGCCGCCGCTACATCACGCAAGCCGTGGCCGAGTTGCTCGCTCGGCAGCTCGACCGCAAGGACGACGCGGCCCCGCACGAGCAGCTGTCCGAACGCGAGTTCCAGGTCTTCCTGAAGCTTGCCAAGGGCGAGACGGCGGGGGATATTGCCAAGACCCTGTCGCTCTCGGTCAAGACGGTCAGCACCTACCGCACGCGGCTCATGGAGAAGATGAACCTCTCCTCCAACAGCGATCTCACGTATTACGCGCTGAAGAACAAGCTGATCGATTGAGACGGGGAAGGTGCCCTCGCAGGGGCGGGGGCGCCGCATCGGCGGGGCCACGAGCTTGACCGGGTTGCGCGGCTTCAGCTCGAACCCGAGGTCTGCCGCAGCGTCGAGGCCTGCTCGATGCAGAAGTCGATCAGCGCATCGATCTCGTTCGACTTGTCAAAAACCGCATCCACGCCGAACTGGGCGCAGCGCTTGCGGATGTCGGGTGTGGCGTAATTGCTGAGAACCACGATCTTCTGATGGGGCCGCCGCTTGCTGACCGCCTGCAACACGCCCAGGCCACTGCCTTGCTTGAGAAACAGGTCGACGATGGCCAGTTCCCACTGTTCGCCGTTCTCCGCCAACCAGCGGACAGCCTCCGCCTCGGTTTCGGCGAAACCGACGGCCGAAATGCACGTGAGTTCTTCCAGAGTGCCGACGAGGTTCTCGCGGATCGTGACGTTGTCTTCGACGATGTAGGTTTTCAATCTGAGGTCCATGGAGAACCGCGCGTCTGCCTGGAATGAAACTTCGCGACCTTAGCGGATGATTGCGACGAACGCCAGTTTGTAAGTGTTGCTACGAATGACCGAACAGGATCATGCCGCCTGCGAGCGCATCCGGCTGTAGGTCTGTTCTTACGAGTTCTGTGGTCTGAGTGCCCGTAGGCGGTGCCGCACAGCCGCTGCTGTCGAGCGCCGACCCTCGCGCGAAGCCGCGCCTATTACGCTTGGTCGCAATCGAGCTGCAGCGCTCCTGCCGCAGCCTCGAGTTCCTGACAGGTGGCCAAGATGAAGATGATCTGGAACTACGGGGTGGTCAGCCTGTTGACTTTGGCCGCCGCTGCAGTGGTGGCGCTCGGGGAACCCGCGAGCGCCGAGTTGAAGGTCGTCGAGGCCGCCACCGCCGCCGCATTCGTGGGAATCACTGCGTTGCCTGGCCTCGCCTTGCCCGCCTCCATCAACTCGGCGCCAGAGCGAAAGACGACCGTGCCGTGAGCACACCGCCCACCCGCAAGCCGTCATTGCCGATCTGGGTGAGAGTCGGCGCGATTGTGCTGGGGCTGTTTGCGGTGCTCCTGTTGGTGCTCACGCTGTTTCCATGGGACGCGCTGCGCGGGCCGATCAATCGCTATGTCAGCGAACAGACGGGGCGCAAATTCGAGATTACCCGTCGCCTGGATGTCGATCTGGGGTGGCGCGCTGCCACCGTGAAACTCGATGGCATCGAGTTTGCCAACCCTCCGTGGGCGCGTGAGCCCTACCTGGTCCGAGCCGAGCGCGCGACTTTTGACATTCGGTTGTGGCCGCTCCTCGCGCGGCGAGTCGTGATTCCGCACATCTTTCTGGCCTCGCCCGCGCTGGGCCTGCAGATG
Protein-coding regions in this window:
- a CDS encoding response regulator gives rise to the protein MDLRLKTYIVEDNVTIRENLVGTLEELTCISAVGFAETEAEAVRWLAENGEQWELAIVDLFLKQGSGLGVLQAVSKRRPHQKIVVLSNYATPDIRKRCAQFGVDAVFDKSNEIDALIDFCIEQASTLRQTSGSS
- a CDS encoding response regulator, producing the protein MIKIGIVDDHAIVRSGLRQFFSEHVDLRVVGEAASGREAIELVRTTELDVLVMDLSMPGQSGIDALAMIRAKAPDVGILILSGYPEEHYAMNLIRQGASGYLNKECDPKEIVDAIRTISLGRRYITQAVAELLARQLDRKDDAAPHEQLSEREFQVFLKLAKGETAGDIAKTLSLSVKTVSTYRTRLMEKMNLSSNSDLTYYALKNKLID